From the Musa acuminata AAA Group cultivar baxijiao chromosome BXJ1-2, Cavendish_Baxijiao_AAA, whole genome shotgun sequence genome, one window contains:
- the LOC135609880 gene encoding E3 ubiquitin-protein ligase GW2-like isoform X1: MGNKIGRRRQVVDDKYTRPQGLYQHPDIDQKKLRKLILESKLAPCYPGSEERAIDLEDCPICFLYYPGLNRSRCCMKGICTECFLQMKPPDATRPTQCPFCKTSNYAVEYRGVKTKEEKSMEEVEEQKVIEAQIRIQQQEIQDEAKKLKKIQDINSSSRIMNPVEVEYCDIGSSSISVPPLRCTTQTNDFVSSQASCSMPSGVLPSHSRQNRADNLDLDLDDIMVMEAVWLSIQEHGHQGYPGYLGSFLPGPSFSEECYNSHGIAPPEVSPYGGLACAAAALAERQHISVESAANMAGGATSVFDMVHRSGSLPAGNVSFAQNNHLGSWTAIPPDSGREILREQFGECSTDHWSDMAEAGTSYTGSNVTIDPGTAAIPFPNSAIVAPGHFVPDSFEEQMMLAMSVSLADSQGRMTPHGLAWL, from the exons ATGGGGAATAAGATAGGGAGGAGGAGGCAGGTGGTGGATGACAAGTACACGAGGCCGCAGGGACTGTACCAGCACCCGGACATTGATCAGAAGAAGCTGAGGAAGCTCATTCTCGAGTCCAAGTTGGCGCCTTGCTACCCTGGAAGCGAGGAACGCGCCATTGATCTTGAAGACTGTCCCATCTGTTTTCTG TATTATCCGGGTCTTAACCGGTCGAGGTGCTGCATGAAAGGCATATGCACGG AGTGTTTCCTTCAGATGAAACCACCAGATGCAACTCGTCCTACACA GTGCCCCTTTTGTAAAACTTCAAATTACGCTGTTGAATACCGAGGTGTGAAGACAAAAGAGGAGAAGAGCATGGAAGAAGTT GAAGAGCAGAAAGTCATCGAAGCACAAATAAGGATTCAGCAGCAAGAAATTCAAGATGAAGCAAAAAAGCTGAAGAAAATACAAGATATAAATTCATCAAGCAGAATAATGAATCCAGTAGAAGTGGAGTATTGTGACATAGGTAGCTCTTCAATTTCAG TGCCACCTTTAAGATGCACTACACAAACCAATGATTTTGTTTCATCTCAAGCCTCATGCTCTATGCCATCAGGCGTGCTTCCTTCACACTCCAGACAGAACAG GGCTGATAATTTGGACCTGGATCTTGATGACATAATGGTTATGGAAGCAGTCTGGCTCTCAATTCAG GAACATGGTCATCAAGGATATCCTGGTTATCTTGGCAGCTTTTTGCCAGGGCCATCCTTTTCAGAGGAATGCTACAATTCCCATGGAATAGCTCCTCCAGAAGTATCTCCCTATGGGGGGTTAGCTTGTGCAGCTGCAGCTTTAGCTGAGCGCCAGCATATCAGTGTTGAGTCTGCTGCTAATATGGCCGGTGGTGCTACCTCAGTATTCGACATGGTTCATCGGTCAGGTAGCTTACCTGCTGGAAATGTGAGTTTTGCTCAGAACAATCATTTAGGGAGTTGGACTGCGATACCACCAGATAGTGGGAGGGAAATATTGAGGGAGCAGTTTGGTGAGTGTTCAACCGATCATTGGTCAGACATGGCTGAGGCAGGGACCAGCTACACTGGCTCCAATGTCACGATAGATCCAGGAACTGCTGCAATTCCATTTCCCAACAGTGCTATCGTGGCTCCGGGGCATTTTGTTCCAGATAGCTTCGAAGAGCAAATGATGCTGGCCATGTCTGTTTCACTGGCGGACTCTCAAGGAAGGATGACTCCCCATGGACTTGCGTGGCTGTAG
- the LOC135609880 gene encoding E3 ubiquitin-protein ligase GW2-like isoform X2 produces the protein MGNKIGRRRQVVDDKYTRPQGLYQHPDIDQKKLRKLILESKLAPCYPGSEERAIDLEDCPICFLYYPGLNRSRCCMKGICTECFLQMKPPDATRPTQCPFCKTSNYAVEYRGVKTKEEKSMEEVEEQKVIEAQIRIQQQEIQDEAKKLKKIQDINSSSRIMNPVEVEYCDIVPPLRCTTQTNDFVSSQASCSMPSGVLPSHSRQNRADNLDLDLDDIMVMEAVWLSIQEHGHQGYPGYLGSFLPGPSFSEECYNSHGIAPPEVSPYGGLACAAAALAERQHISVESAANMAGGATSVFDMVHRSGSLPAGNVSFAQNNHLGSWTAIPPDSGREILREQFGECSTDHWSDMAEAGTSYTGSNVTIDPGTAAIPFPNSAIVAPGHFVPDSFEEQMMLAMSVSLADSQGRMTPHGLAWL, from the exons ATGGGGAATAAGATAGGGAGGAGGAGGCAGGTGGTGGATGACAAGTACACGAGGCCGCAGGGACTGTACCAGCACCCGGACATTGATCAGAAGAAGCTGAGGAAGCTCATTCTCGAGTCCAAGTTGGCGCCTTGCTACCCTGGAAGCGAGGAACGCGCCATTGATCTTGAAGACTGTCCCATCTGTTTTCTG TATTATCCGGGTCTTAACCGGTCGAGGTGCTGCATGAAAGGCATATGCACGG AGTGTTTCCTTCAGATGAAACCACCAGATGCAACTCGTCCTACACA GTGCCCCTTTTGTAAAACTTCAAATTACGCTGTTGAATACCGAGGTGTGAAGACAAAAGAGGAGAAGAGCATGGAAGAAGTT GAAGAGCAGAAAGTCATCGAAGCACAAATAAGGATTCAGCAGCAAGAAATTCAAGATGAAGCAAAAAAGCTGAAGAAAATACAAGATATAAATTCATCAAGCAGAATAATGAATCCAGTAGAAGTGGAGTATTGTGACATAG TGCCACCTTTAAGATGCACTACACAAACCAATGATTTTGTTTCATCTCAAGCCTCATGCTCTATGCCATCAGGCGTGCTTCCTTCACACTCCAGACAGAACAG GGCTGATAATTTGGACCTGGATCTTGATGACATAATGGTTATGGAAGCAGTCTGGCTCTCAATTCAG GAACATGGTCATCAAGGATATCCTGGTTATCTTGGCAGCTTTTTGCCAGGGCCATCCTTTTCAGAGGAATGCTACAATTCCCATGGAATAGCTCCTCCAGAAGTATCTCCCTATGGGGGGTTAGCTTGTGCAGCTGCAGCTTTAGCTGAGCGCCAGCATATCAGTGTTGAGTCTGCTGCTAATATGGCCGGTGGTGCTACCTCAGTATTCGACATGGTTCATCGGTCAGGTAGCTTACCTGCTGGAAATGTGAGTTTTGCTCAGAACAATCATTTAGGGAGTTGGACTGCGATACCACCAGATAGTGGGAGGGAAATATTGAGGGAGCAGTTTGGTGAGTGTTCAACCGATCATTGGTCAGACATGGCTGAGGCAGGGACCAGCTACACTGGCTCCAATGTCACGATAGATCCAGGAACTGCTGCAATTCCATTTCCCAACAGTGCTATCGTGGCTCCGGGGCATTTTGTTCCAGATAGCTTCGAAGAGCAAATGATGCTGGCCATGTCTGTTTCACTGGCGGACTCTCAAGGAAGGATGACTCCCCATGGACTTGCGTGGCTGTAG